The DNA window GCGTTCCGGCGGAACTGTGGGCAGGGACCGAAGGGGCCCACGATCGCATCGTGCGGTTAGTGCGCGATCTCTATGTCCCCGGACGCGCGAACATTGTCGTGGAGGCCGAGGTACGGGACCTGTTGAATCAGTGGGTCACGGAGGCCGAGGCCGTGGCGGACCAAGAGGGGGGCGTATGAATCAGCCGGAAAAAAACGTGTTGCCGATCTTTAAAGAGCTGAGCACCAAGGATCGAGCGGAAAAAAAGGAACTGCTGAGCACGCCGATCGAACAGCTCGATTTGGCCAAACCGACCACGATCGCCGGATTAGTCGAAGCGTTCGGCAATGCCTCGATTCAGGCCCGCAACATCGGGACGTGCGCCAAGATCTGGGAACAAATGCTGACCGATCCGGATCGTCCGACGATCTTGTTGGCCATCGCGGGGCCGCTGGTTGCGGCGGGCTTGCGCAAAGTGATTCGGGATCTGATCGAATACAATTTGGTCGATGTCGTCGTTTCCACCGGCGCGATTTTGTATCAGGATTATTACCAGGCGCGCGGCTATCGCCACTATCGCGGGACCCCGGACGCCGACGACGGCGTGTTGCGCGACCTCTATATCGATCGGATCTACGATACGTATGTCGATGAAGAAGGGTTCATCGATACCGACTTGCATATCGGCCGTGTGGCGGACACGTTGGCGCCGGGCAACTATTCGAGTCGGCAGTTTTTGGAATTGCTGACGCGGGATGTGGACGATCCGAATTCCATCCTCGTCACGGCCGCGCGCCACGGCATTCCACTGTTTGCGCCGGCGATCAACGACTCCAGCATCGGCATCGGGTTGACTGAACATTATCATCGCTGTCGTACCCAAAATCGGCCCGGTGTGGCGATCGATTCGATCCAAGACAACTACGAACTGACGCAGATCGTCGTGCAGTCCAAATGCACAGCCGCGATCTACATCGCCGGCGGTGTGCCGAAGAACTACGTCAACGATTCGATCGTGATGGCGTATATCTTCGATCGCGATACCGGCGGACACCGCTACGCATTTCAGCTTACGGCCGATAACCCGCATTGGGGGGGCTTGAGCGGTTCGACGCTGTCGGAAGCCACGTCGTGGGGGAAGGTGAGCAAACAGGCCACGCACGCGATGGCCTTTTCGGAACCGAGCGTGTCGCTGCCGCTGGTCGCGGGCA is part of the Deltaproteobacteria bacterium genome and encodes:
- a CDS encoding deoxyhypusine synthase family protein, with the translated sequence MNQPEKNVLPIFKELSTKDRAEKKELLSTPIEQLDLAKPTTIAGLVEAFGNASIQARNIGTCAKIWEQMLTDPDRPTILLAIAGPLVAAGLRKVIRDLIEYNLVDVVVSTGAILYQDYYQARGYRHYRGTPDADDGVLRDLYIDRIYDTYVDEEGFIDTDLHIGRVADTLAPGNYSSRQFLELLTRDVDDPNSILVTAARHGIPLFAPAINDSSIGIGLTEHYHRCRTQNRPGVAIDSIQDNYELTQIVVQSKCTAAIYIAGGVPKNYVNDSIVMAYIFDRDTGGHRYAFQLTADNPHWGGLSGSTLSEATSWGKVSKQATHAMAFSEPSVSLPLVAGTVLEKRLGERRKRIQFKWEPPFLRGVGHR